In Vigna unguiculata cultivar IT97K-499-35 unplaced genomic scaffold, ASM411807v1 contig_301, whole genome shotgun sequence, one genomic interval encodes:
- the LOC114171637 gene encoding uncharacterized protein LOC114171637, with protein MANRRRNTAGADDIAQAIHRMVDAMQPIAAPPRAVVAPTRPVSMEDFMKHRPAKFSGKATPDEADAWMRECEKIYAEYWWQGMQQLMQTREEQVTWTAFRTRFLEKYFPDSARHEREAEFLTLQQGTMTVAAYIERFEYLARFYTLAVTEEWRCRKFEGGLKHELRRFLVLLRIREFPVLVEQAKTVEQLETGSSSGGKQQRTTPDVRPQRKPYSRPPTT; from the exons ATGGCTAACAGGAGGAGGAACACCGCTGGAGCTGATGACATAGCTCAGGCGATCCATCGTATGGTGGACGCGATGCAGCCCATAGCGGCGCCACCCAGAGCTGTAGTGGCACCTACCCGACCAGTATCTATGGAGGATTTCATGAAACACCGGCCGGCCAAGTTCTCTGGCAAGGCCACTCCTGATGAGGCAGATGCCTGGATGCGAGAATGCGAGAAGATCT ACGCAGAGtattggtggcaggggatgcagCAGTTGATGCAGACCCGTGAGGAGCAGGTGACATGGACTGccttcaggacgaggttcctAGAGAAGTACTTTCCCGACAGTGCGAGGCACGAGCGGGAGGCAGAGTTCCTTACTCTTCAGCAAGGGACCATGACTGTGGCAGCATACATAGAGAGATTCGAATATCTGGCGCGTTTCTACACTCTAGCAGTCACCGAGgagtggaggtgtaggaagtTTGAGGGCGGCCTAAAACATGAGTTACGCCGTTTCCTGGTGCTGCTTCGGATTAGAGAGTTTCCAGTTTTGGTCGAGCAGGCCAAGACTGTGGAGCAGTTGGAGACCGGGTCGAGTAGTGGGGGGAAACAACAGAGGACTACCCCAGATGTCAGACCTCAGAGGAAACCTTATAGCAGACCACCGACTACCTAG